The segment TCATGGGCAAGGGATCATCCTGGCGCACGGTGAACAGCCCGTCGCGATCGAACCCGGCAGACAAACGAAGTTCCCTGTCCCCGGAAAAAGGCCTTGGCGCCTCGCCTGCACGGGCAGGCTGCACGTGCGGCAACACTCGTTCGTATTTGCCCGACACATCATCCCCCGGGCAGACCTTGCCACCCACCGTATCCTTGAATCGCAGGGTCACGGCCAGAATACGCTTGGGCATGGTCTGAGAAGTCCCTGTGGCCGCACCAGTCTCCAGGCGCATGGGTTGCAGCACTGCCCCAAAGCCGTATCCGGCATGGACCTTCCAGGCAGGACGATTCAGACGCACGCTACCTCCCTGCACGGTCTGGGCGAGATGCACGGCCCCATCAGCCAGGATATCAACGGTTTCACCTTCCAGGTGATCCAAGCCGCTCACTTCGCTCAGCAGACGCCAGACTGTTCCGCCAGGAGCCGATGTCCCCAGACCGGAACCGTCCACCCCGGACAAGGCAAAGGAATCCTCATCCGGTGCCGTCACAGTGTACTGCCCCTCGCCTTCCATCCCCTGTACGCCCTGTACGCGCACGGTTTCGCCCTCACTGGCTCCGTGGCCGGGCACAATCAGACGCAGGGGATTCGCGGCTTCAAATCCACTCACGGATAATCCGCTACTCAGCCCACAATCCACATGAAAGGCATCCGAGGCGTCGCCATCCACAGCCGGAGCCGGAACCAACCGCTCCAGCATGCGCTGCACCTGCCCGCCGATGCTCCGCCGCACCAACAGCCAGGTCTCGTCGCCGTCTTCACCGGGAATACTGGCCACGCTCTCGCAGGCTCCATCGCCGCCCAACGGATGGCGATGCCAGGCCACGACACTTTGCTCGGCCAGATAGGTGCATCCGGCCAGCACCCCGTCACTGCGCACCACCCACAAAATACCATCAGGCTCGCGTGCAAAATCCAGATCCTGCAATCCTGTCCCGGTGATATGGTCTGCCAGCAGGGTGATTTCCGGTGCCGTGTAACGGTCACTGGCAAAATCAAAGGCCATGCGCCGCACCTTGCGCCCGCTACGCGAGATGAACAGCACCTCATTGGAAATGAGTTGCGCGGGCAAAAAGGCACTGCCGTGAGCACTCTGGCGTTTGCGCTGCACACGCGACGGGGTCATACCCTCGCCCGAGGTCCCGGACCAGACCTTGACCTCGCTGGCATTGGTGCCCACCAGCAGTTCCTCAGAATCCATGATCCAGCGAATGGGATTGATGCGCGAACCGGACAGGCTGATCTCGATGGCATCGTCGTCCAGGGGTTCGTCCTGAATGCCATCCACATAACTGGCAGTGTTCAGGCGAAAATCCCCATAACTTCCCGTGCTGGACAGCCACAGGGTCAGCGGTTGACTCGGGGTGGCCGCCAACACCAGCCGATCTTCGTACAAGGCGGCCACACCGGGCCAGTTTCCTTCGACCCAGACCTCGGGCATGGTATGATCCACATCCACCGGCTCCCAGAACTTGCTGTTCACCGCGCCCCCCGCCTTGTGCACGGACTCGATCTGATCGCTGTCCTCGACCGGTGAATCCTTGAACGTCAGCACCCGGTCCTGATCCCCGGCATCAAAGATGCCGCCGCCCTTGTAGACAAACCAGCGGGCCGTGCCATTCGGGCTCTGCCCGCTCACGAGCATGGACACCTCCATGGGGCAACCTGCAGGGACACTCAACGTATCGTTCTGTTTGCCATCGGCCAGACCATCGCCGTTGGCATCGGCAATGGCGTAATCGTGTCCGGGCCAGGAAAACGCCATGGGTGCAAGGGTCCAATCCGCATGTCCGGCGCGAGTCAGCTTGTGCGGGCGCACCTGTGGATGCACCAGATACAGCACGTCACAGCTCTGCACCGTGTTCACGGACCAGAGCATGTCCTCGGTCCAGGGGGTGGCGATCTCGTAAGGTTCGTTCTCCTCACCCAGAATCACACCACCGTCCTTGTGAAAACGCAGGTACTCGTGCCCCAACTCGAGGACATAGCTCTGACTGGCGGTACTGTTGAAATCAAAGGCAATAAGACGCGCCGCACGATCACCATATTTGGCCCGCGCCACAAACCGCGTGCCCGGGCGCTTGTACACGCTACCGTGGGGCCGGGGGATGAAGTTCTCCAACCTGCGACAGCCGCTATAATATTTCTCGTGGTCCGTGCGCCCCTCCAGGTGGGGCGACAGCTCCCCGGCGGTAAAGGCATTGATGATGGGGATTGTCTGCTGCCCCATGATTACCTCCGTGCATTGACGAACAGGTCCGGGCGTGCGGCATCGGGCGTGCCACCACCCTGCGCATCGCGCCCCTTGGCCGTGCGCAGCCGGTCTCGATACAGGGTTTCCAGGCGCTCCTTTTCAGCACTGGAGCCAGTGATCTTCTTGCAGACACGCGCGGCAATGCGCGTAGCCAGAGCGACCCGGAACGTGGGTGGCATCTGTGTAGCATCATCGACCCGGCGCACGTAGCGAATGCTCAGGGCCTCGAGGTCTGCCAACAGATTCCCACCCTCGATCTTATACGGAGTCTCCGGCTCTACGCTGATCACATACAGACAATCGGCGGGCAGCCTGAAACCGTGGGCAAAGCCGAAGGCAGGCACCAATTCCAACCGGGCCAGCCCGGCCCGGAAAATGGCAAAATTCCAGGGATGCTCCTCCAGCAGGGAGTCACGCTCGTCCTCATAGACCTCGGACACCACCCGCGCCCGCTCGGTGTCCTGGTCCGCCGAGGTGATACGGTCCTCGCCCAGTTCGAGTAGTGCCCCGGACAGGATGCGTACGCTCATGGCCTAGGCTCCCCCCTGGAACAGGGAGCGGAAGAACTCTTCCTGGGCACCTTGCCCCCCACCCTGCTTGCCACTGCGCTCGTCAGTCTCACGCTCTTCAGACCGTTCCCGCTGCCCGGCTTCGGGATCGGCCAGATTCGTGAGCCTGATCTCCAGGGCTAGGGCCTCTGGGTCCGGCGAATTGCGCACCACGGCCTGCCCCAACACGTCCAGCACCTGACCGGGACGGGGCAATTCCTTCAACCCCAGAGCCTGAATCTGCTCCGGGGCCAACCCGAGCATCAAAGGGGCCTCGGCGTCGCGCTGTCCACGCCGGGTTTCGGCATCCTGCCCTTGGGATGTCTGTGCGTTCTGTCCACCGTCCACGCGCCCGTCATTCATGAGAGTTTGCATATGAATCTCCATTGCCCGTCTGTTCCCAAAAGAAACCGGGCCTGTTGTCGGTAAATGAGGGCGGGGTTATGAAACCCCGCCCAGGATGGATGTGAGGCGTAATAAAAGTGTAAGCTTACCGAGTATTTGACATACACAAAAGTTTACACTTTTTGCGGCAACAAAGCAGATGCAAACAGCCTCTGCGCAGATCGCTCAAAATGGTCAGATGCAAGACGCAAGGGCAATTCAAGATCGTGGCGTAGTCGGTCCTACGCGAGAGTTTGAATTGCCCGCTGCAACGCCGCAGATGGCTGTTTTCAGCGCTACGGCAGGGCGCTCAAAAGCGCTCAAATGTGAGGCGCAATAACAGTGTAAGCTTGCCGCGTATCTGACATACGCAAAAGTTTACACTGTTGGCGGCAACAAAGCAGATGAGTGCTTAGGAGCGCCCTGCTAACGGGCGAGGTAGTGCGGATAGATGGATAGGAAGCCACTGGCCGCAGCATCGTCCGTGGTAATCACGGCTCGAGTCAGGGCCTTGGTGTCCGTGGGCGGAATAAATCGCCCGAGCACGGTTCCGGCCTCGATGGAAAGCGGCCCGGAGGCCGTCAGCTTGCAGACCTCGCCCAGCGGTTCCCAGCTTTGGCCGGAATCGGAATGCTCCAGGCCCACGGTCAGGGTCTTGGTGTCGGCCAGGGCAATGTCACCCGTGACCTCAGCCAGGACCTCCACCCCGCCAAGAGAACCGGAGAAGTTCAACGTCTCACCGTTGCCTGCCTGCGAGGCGTTTTGCGGCAGGGCCATGTCCTTGGCCAGATACTGGTCATGCACCTTGAGGATGTGGTTGTACATTGCGCCCTCCTAGTCCACCTGGACGTGGGCCTCGGCCCCGTCCTGGAAGTTGTAGCTGGTGATGATGGGCACGCCGTTCCATTCTGCGATGCGGCGGTCCACCTTCTTGTCACCGGGGGTCATCTGGAAGGCCGCGCCCTTGCCAACCTCGGCCAGAATGGACAGGGCCTTGCGATGGCAGAACAGATAGGTCCCGTTCGCGGCGCGCACCATGTCCAGCAGATTGTCCACCTGAATAGCCGTGGGGGGGCTGTCCGGGGTCACGTTGACCAGAGCGGCCACGGTGTCCGGGTTGGCAATCTGGATACCGAAGTAGCCCTTCATGCGCACTCCGTAACCCAGAATGCCCTGCTCGTTTTCATACAGTCCACCACCACTGACCGCACGCATGTCGATCAATCCACCCTGCTTGAAACCGGTGGTTGAAAACAGCCCCGTGGTCTCGCCGGGCACAAAGCGCACGGCCAGCAGGCTGTAGTTTTCGTTGCCCGCATCACCGGCATCGATGAGCCGGGCATGATCCACGGCATACTGACGGAAATTGCCATAAACGATGGCCTTTTCCGCATCCACACCCAGCTTTCGCAGGGCCTTGGGAGTTTTCTTGGCAAAGTAGCTGTCGCGCCCACCAAAGGCCTTGGCCTTGTCCTCGGGGCAGAACATCTTGGCCCCGAGGATGGACAGATCCACCTTGTTCAGACGCGTATCCACCTCGATCATGTCCAGGGGTGCGTCCATATCCACAAATCCGCCGCCGGAGACGTCGGATACCTCGTCATAGACATTCCACAGAGTGTGGGATGCCTCCTCGAAGGGGATCACATCAAGCACCGGAGTTTCCTCGGTCAGCCAGTCCACCTGTTTGGGTTGGCGGGTGGCGAACTGCGCGGAAATCTCCTTCAAGGTGCCGCTGGTCGTCATTGTTTATTCTCCTCTGCCGCCGAAGACTTCCTCGGCGAAAAACCGTTTGGAGGACATCTCGCGTGCGCGACTTCCGGGACCGCTGGAACCCGACACGAATCCGTCCTCTGCAAAGGCCATCCCCACGCCATGAAACAGGCGAATCATCAGCGGATCGTCACCATGGGCCGAAAGGATCATCTCCTGCTCGACTTCGTTGATTCCAGCCCGCTGGGCAAAGGTGGAAAACCCCCGCCGCGCCAGTTCCAGATTGGCCGCCGAATCGCCGCCCCATCGCGTATTCAGATCGCGCAGGGTTTCATGCCTGCGCCCCTCGCGCTGACGGGCAAACTCCTGAACGGAGTCGGTCAACCAGTCGTTGTAACGCTCGGACAATCCCCTGGCCTGCTCCGGGGACAGGCCCATCTCATGGGCGCTGTTCCTGAACCAGTCCATGAGCCGCTCATCCGCAGCCATGCCCTTGGGCGCGTCCAGCTCGTATCCATCCGGGGAGTCGGGCACTCCGGTCATGCGCTTGAGTTCGGCGTGATACTGCTCCCAATCTTCGGGGGTGGCATCTTCCGCCGGGCGAGTCAGCCCCACGGTCTTGCGGCCCACCAGAGATTGGGCGTGCAGGAGGGACTTGGCCATATCGGCCGCGCTGCCGTATTTGCTCAGTTGCGGATGCTCCCGCAGGGGAATCTGTTCCCCGCCATGCTCGGCCAGCGCGTCCTCGGGGAAGGCCTGTTCCAGCCAATTGTTTTGCGTGGAAGGTGTCTCTTCGCCGTGTCCAGTTTCGGGGGCCTGTGAGGCTTCCTGCGTCATGGTCCATTGCTCCCGTAAAAAGTTTGACCCGGGCGGGCCGCGATTCCCGCCCGGAGAGGATGAATGGTGTGCACAAAGCCGCGTCTCAGCGCACAGCATGCAGATTGTTCAACGGTGGTTGGATGTCAGGCGCAAGGACGATTCAGACGCGACGCGTATTTTCACACACGCGAGCGGTTGAATGACCCGAAGGAACGCCGCAGACAGCCGCCGAGGAACGATCTGTTAGGCTTTGATGCAGTAGAGAAACGCGACGTTGCGGGGACGGGTTTCGTCGGCAGTGCGGGCCACGCGGGACGCATCGAATCCGATATTGCAGAAGTCACTACCGATGGGGGTATCGGTCCCGGCGTCGTAGTCACCAACGCCACCGTTCTCGTAGAACGGACCAGTCGCCCGCAGACCGTTTGAGCTGGCAGCGCCAATATCCTTGATCTCACCAATAATGTTCTGCAAGGCATCCTCCTGCGCACTGCCCAGCACACGATCGACATCCACACCCCGGCCATCGTCCCAACCGCGCACAAACTCGCCGCGCAGGTCGGGCAGGTTGAAGGTCGTGCTGCCATCACCCGCGCCGTAGGTCTCGCCCACCACGGCAAACAGAGGCGCGTAGTCCACACGGGAGATTGCCGAGCCCTCACAGACCAACCAGCCGGAAGGAGCCGAGCCAGCGCCAAAGGCCATGACCACGCCCGAAGGCACGGCAGCCTGAATCAGAGCGTCGATCTGTTCAGAGGTATAGGTGCCGGTCTGTCCGGCGGTCACCTGATGAGGGTTGTCAATACGTTCGGGATGAGCGTCGATCTCAGCCATCCGATCCAGAAAGCAGGTGCAGTCAGTGGTCATAGTCATTCTCCTTGATCATTGATTTCACACACAGTTATTCCTCCGCCGCACACCCGGTGCGTGCGACAAAAAATATCTCTAGCGAGTGTCCGCCTAGTCTTCGGGGTGGTTAAAGTTCGCAGGGTTTGCGAAATAATCCAGAAGCTGGAACAAAGTCATGC is part of the Desulfovibrio ferrophilus genome and harbors:
- a CDS encoding major capsid protein, translated to MTTSGTLKEISAQFATRQPKQVDWLTEETPVLDVIPFEEASHTLWNVYDEVSDVSGGGFVDMDAPLDMIEVDTRLNKVDLSILGAKMFCPEDKAKAFGGRDSYFAKKTPKALRKLGVDAEKAIVYGNFRQYAVDHARLIDAGDAGNENYSLLAVRFVPGETTGLFSTTGFKQGGLIDMRAVSGGGLYENEQGILGYGVRMKGYFGIQIANPDTVAALVNVTPDSPPTAIQVDNLLDMVRAANGTYLFCHRKALSILAEVGKGAAFQMTPGDKKVDRRIAEWNGVPIITSYNFQDGAEAHVQVD
- a CDS encoding phage tail protein, producing the protein MTTDCTCFLDRMAEIDAHPERIDNPHQVTAGQTGTYTSEQIDALIQAAVPSGVVMAFGAGSAPSGWLVCEGSAISRVDYAPLFAVVGETYGAGDGSTTFNLPDLRGEFVRGWDDGRGVDVDRVLGSAQEDALQNIIGEIKDIGAASSNGLRATGPFYENGGVGDYDAGTDTPIGSDFCNIGFDASRVARTADETRPRNVAFLYCIKA